The genomic DNA GACCAAGATGAAGAATGATTGATGAgagattagatttttttttaaggaaaaaataCTTTTCTATACATTTGGTCAAAATAATGGAtgttctttttttattattatttatttatttattaaaagaaGATTGGTTGTCACGAGCAGCTATTTATCTTAGGGAGCTCACAAAATACAGAAGACTAttgattgaaaaattaaattacaaaccAATAACATATGAACTCTGGGGAGGGTTGTGGAGGTCGACTAGATCTACCCAATGGACACACACAATTTTAACAAGCATATGCAGCTCTTCAATGGAGGACTGTGGAGGTCAGCTACTTAGGCATATTACCATGATCACTTTTAAGTTTATCACTAGGCGAATTAGGAAAGAACAGTCCACCTCTAAAAATAATCGGGTCCATAAGATAAATATATCTAGATTAATAATAATACAAAAGAGCAGACGCAAATAGCAGGGGCTGCGGGCCTGAGAGAGCCAGTGCAAAGCATTGTCATTACTCACGTGGAAGACCAATTAATCCAAGTTACAACACAGGCGATCGACTGTATCATGAGATGGTTTGACGAGCCACACTCATGGCGTCTCGTCTGAAGAAGGAAGGAAAAGTCAGCGACTCAACTCCAACTCTCCATAAGGCAGGCAATGCCCTCTTATGTGTTATTGGGTAGTAAAGGGGGAGTGAATGCAGGTCAATGAGCCATAATTATATTCCATTGTAGCTCACACTGCAGTTTCTGATCCGTTTCAGTAAAACTGAAGTATGAGAGAAActgacaagaaaaagaaaaagaaaaaaagggcGAGAAGAGAAATGTAGATGACGATCAATCAGCTGGATGATAATGAAGGGATCGTTTTGATGCGTAAATTTCCCTCGTAATGTTTTCGGTGCGGGCGTCCCTATTACGGATGATGTGTGTTGTCGATCCGTATCGCACGTACTCTCGGCACGTGCCTGCCTCTCCCACCTTGTTGCCACGCTCGCTGCTTGGCGGCCCACTTCTCGCATAAGACGCACTGAGTCGCTGCACAGTAACTGAGGGAGCAGGGAGAGAGAGGCTTGGATTGAGATTCATGCTGTGGGAAAGTAAGTGACCCTTTGGCATCGCTTTCCATCGTCGGCGTTGAGATCCGAGCGGCGGCTGCGCGAGGCGGAAGGGATGGGAGAGGTAGAAAGttggtttctttttgttttttgttaCGATGTTTATTTCGTTGGAAGTATTTGTGTGATTTTGGAGCCGTAACGACGGTGGCTTTGATGGCAGGAGGAGAAAAAGGCGGCAGCGGGGGTGGAGGAGAAGGGGAAGGCGGAggcgaaggaggagaagaaggagcaagaggccaAAGCGGAGGAAGGGAAGAAGGACGGAGGCGGtggcaaggaggagaaggaagcaaGCGGGGAAGAAAAGAAGGCAGAGGcggcggaggcggcggcggcgacgcCGGCACAGCCTCCGCCGCCGGAGGAGATCGAGATGCGCGTGTTCATGCACTGTGAGGGGTGCGCGAGGAAGGTGAAGCGCAGCTTGAAAGGATTCGACGGTAATGAGGGCCTTTTGGCTTTTTGTGTGAGGTTCGAATGAACAAGGGAGTTCGTTTTTCGTGCCTTATTTTTTGCAGGGGTGGAAGATGTGAAGACGGACTGCAGAACCCACAAGGTGGTGGtgaaggggaagaaggtggcggAGGACCCCATGAAGGCGGTGCAGAGAGTTCATAAGAAGACCGGGAGGAAGGTGGAGCTGCTGACGCCGCTGCCGCCGGCGAAGCCGGAGAAGAAAGAGGAGGAGAAAAAGGAAGAGGAAAAgccgaaggaggaggaggaggagaagaaggaagaggtccACTactactttttcaaaatctttcgcCATCTCTGAACCTCAATCTCGTTTCTAATCCTTTCCTCCTCCGTCAGCCTCAAGTGTTCGAAGTGGTGCTCAAAGTCCACATGCACTGCGACGCCTGCGCACAACAGATCAAGAAGAGAATACTACGGATGAAAGGTTCCCCTGTTTCTCTGTCTCCTCTCCTGTTCTTCAACTTTAAGATCGCCACCAAAGATTCCTCCTTTTTCGTCGACGTTGACTAAAGATTCAAACTTTGAGCAGGGGTAGAAACGGCGGAGCCGAATTTGAAAGGGTCCCAAGTAACCGTGAAGGGTGTCTTCGACCCGGAGAAGCTGGCGGAGTACGTCTCCAAGAGGACCCGCAAGCACGCGGTGGTAGCGAAGCAAGAACAGGCGGAGaagaaggcggcggcggcggaa from Zingiber officinale cultivar Zhangliang chromosome 4A, Zo_v1.1, whole genome shotgun sequence includes the following:
- the LOC121970194 gene encoding heavy metal-associated isoprenylated plant protein 7-like; protein product: MGEEEKKAAAGVEEKGKAEAKEEKKEQEAKAEEGKKDGGGGKEEKEASGEEKKAEAAEAAAATPAQPPPPEEIEMRVFMHCEGCARKVKRSLKGFDGVEDVKTDCRTHKVVVKGKKVAEDPMKAVQRVHKKTGRKVELLTPLPPAKPEKKEEEKKEEEKPKEEEEEKKEEPQVFEVVLKVHMHCDACAQQIKKRILRMKGVETAEPNLKGSQVTVKGVFDPEKLAEYVSKRTRKHAVVAKQEQAEKKAAAAEEKTGGKEKMDGDAGGGDAEKKEEKDGGSEAAGGNEKDKKGAGEAAEPPKVVEQQMRNEFYQYHPTYPAGGYDPSYHPQMFSDENPNACAVM